From Miscanthus floridulus cultivar M001 chromosome 15, ASM1932011v1, whole genome shotgun sequence, the proteins below share one genomic window:
- the LOC136508897 gene encoding LOW QUALITY PROTEIN: guanylate kinase 1-like (The sequence of the model RefSeq protein was modified relative to this genomic sequence to represent the inferred CDS: inserted 1 base in 1 codon) gives MGEEAVHFSVVDGKDCKQSAVDIGDKTYVICRSDDDSKTSFVKIHDKLTQTWVVPTILGKQPLLTKSQSVIPVSDEKILVIEKGVPLNESIWFLEIDTPFVKQQRKIKGTEVVSWSKGVIGVGQKPVVISGPSGVGKGTLIAKLMKDYPSKFGFSVSHTTRSPREKEIDGVHYHFTERSKIEKDISEGKFLEFAHVHGNVYGTSIEAVESVTDEGKRCILDIDVQGARSVRASSLEAIFIFVCPPSFEELEKRLRARGTETEEQIQKRLRNARAELDQSNESGLFDHLLVNDDLETCYENLKKLLSLDDDQEDSDDFLNKESKETASYSIVSKTDSEILLQSESNEGKNGATCLLALDLSSLSGGAPGRTRGLKIRSVNSFXTTGYIGVLDDPKHSSK, from the exons ATG GGTGAAGAGGCTGTCCACTTCAGCGTCGTCGACGGCAAGGACTGCAAACAGAGTGCCGTTGACATCGGCGATAAGACG TATGTTATCTGTAGATCAGATGATGACTCGAAAACGTCCTTTGTTAAAATTCACGACAAACTCACTCAGACTTG GGTTGTACCCACAATACTTGGGAAACAGCCACTTCTAACCAAGTCGCAGTCTGTGATTCCTGTCAGTGATGAGAAGATATTGGTTATCGAGAAGGGTGTTCCCTTGAATGAGTCCATCTGGTTCCTTGAG ATAGACACCCCCTTTGTTAAGCAGCAACGGAAAATCAAGGGAACAGAAGTTGTTTCTTGGAGCAAGGGAGTAATCGGTGTTGGCCAAAAACCGGTTGTGATTAGTGGCCCTTCTGGTGTTGGTAAAGGGACATTGATTGCAAAATTGATGAAAGACTATCCATCGAAGTTTGGATTTTCTGTTAGCCACACTACAAGGTCTCCAAGGGAGAAGGAAATAGATGGTGTTCACTACCACTTCACAGAACGAAGCAAGATAGAGAAAGATATAAGCGAGGGCAAATTTCTTGAGTTTGCCCATGTTCATGGAAATGTATATGGCACAAGTATTGAAGCAGTTGAATCTGTAACTGATGAGGGAAAG AGGTGTATTCTCGACATTGATGTCCAAGGAGCTCGATCCGTGAGGGCTTCTTCTCTTGAAGCAATATTCATCTTTGTATGCCCTCCATCGTTCGAGGAACTAGAGAAGCGCCTTCGGGCACG GGGTACTGAAACAGAGGAGCAAATCCAGAAACGACTCAGAAATGCTCGAGCTGAACTTGATCAGTCCAATGAATCAGGTCTGTTTGATCATCTTTTGGTCAATGATGACCTTGAGACATGCTATGAGAATCTGAAG AAGTTGCTTTCTCTGGATGATGACCAAGAAGATTCAGATGATTTTC TTAACAAGGAGAGCAAAGAAACTGCAAGTTACTCTATCGTGTCCAAAACTGACTCAGAAATTTTGTTGCAATCTGAGAGTAATGAAGGCAAAAATGGAGCTACATGCTT GCTGGCTCTTGATTTGTCGTCTCTCTCAGGCGGTGCGCCTGGACGCACAAGGGGCCTTAAGATACGCTCAGTTAACTCCT TGACAACGGGTTATATTGGTGTTTTAGATGACCCAAAGCATTCTTCAAAATGA
- the LOC136507513 gene encoding uncharacterized protein, with protein sequence MRARGSASVGLGGATDGHARAAAPRAAPPAAPLSAAASQDHNDGNINKVWMHGSKLAGQGFKCGYCGTTNKGGGATRFRDHLGCIVGEVKSCTSVPRAVRDAMRELRKASMENKKEKRERMLSLERDLIQGLQGQEVIDLASDEEDQVRLDIRKQLGDKNLSRAIERRCGSGRGVRVSVGKKSVTAYFDKDLARNKAPVQPRIDTALQVGSREKLGQAWAKFFHANDIPGLKADCPYFRSAIRLTQQLGTTAQIPTSHGIDGEFLEANFEEAENSLEQFKQGWKQYGVTIMCDSWTGPTSMAIINFMVYCNARMFFLKSIDVSGHKQSADFIHREIRKVVEKIGPELVVQIVTDNGSNYKKACEKLIEEYKHIFWQPCAAHTINLMLKDIGKFRKVANVVASAKLICRFLYNHNRLHDEMKKKIGGELIRPNATRFGTVFMFLQSFLDKKEYLRAWMVSQDWKDSDWKDDEYYEYTEACLTSSTWWSALKWVVDALKPLYLVLRYADTQKSCTLSGFKPRMMAAIQAMEVQLGIGTRQFDRFLSKVTRRVDNMERNTLMVAAAVLDPETHYKHNFCSKPEYSLALTDAIEKMAQASDDAVQAIKEISVFRECLGRFNRPIARAGASSMSPTDWWFQFGGEVPTLQKYALRIVARLKSNWSSR encoded by the exons ATGAGGGCCAGGGGTAGTGCAAGCGTTGGCCTTGGTGGTGCTACAGATGGCCATGCAAGGGCTGCAGCACCACGGGCGGCACCACCAGCAGCACCATTGTCGGCAGCAGCTTCTCAAG ACCATAATGATGGAAACATTAACAAGGTGTGGATGCATGGCTCAAAGCTTGCTGGCCAAGGTTTCAAATGTGGGTACTGTGGGACTACAAACAAAGGTGGAGGTGCAACAAGGTTTAGGGACCATCTTGGCTGTATAGTTGGTGAAGTGAAGTCATGCACCAGTGTGCCTAGAGCTGTGCGGGATGCAATGAGGGAGTTACGGAAGGCATCAATGgagaataaaaaagaaaaaagggaaCGTATGCTCAGTTTGGAGAGAGATCTCATACAAGGGCTGCAAGGACAGGAAGTGATTGACCttgcaagtgatgaagaagaccaagtcCGTTTGGATATTAGGAAGCAATTGGGAGATAAGAACCTTTCTCGTGCAATAGAGAGGAGGTGTGGCAGTGGCAGAGGTGTCCGTGTTTCTGTTGGTAAAAAGAGTGTCACTGCCTACTTTGACAAGGATTTGGCACGCAACAAAGCACCTGTGCAGCCTAGAATTGACACTGCACTTCAAGTGGGATCTAGAGAGAAGCTTGGACAAGCATGGGCAAAGTTTTTCCATGCGAATGACATTCCTGGGCTGAAAGCTGATTGCCCGTACTTTCGGAGTGCAATTAGGCTTACTCAGCAGCTAGGGACTACAGCACAGATTCCTACATCACATGGAATTGACGGGGAATTCTTGGAAGCAAACTTTGAGGAAGCTGAAAATTCTCTTGAACAATTCAAGCAAGGTTGGAAACAGTATGGTGTGACTATCATGTGTGACTCATGGACAGGACCTACCAGCATGGCCATCATCAACTTCATGGTGTATTGTAATGCACGCATGTTCTTCCTGAAGTCAATTGATGTATCTGGCCACAAGCAAAGTGCTG ATTTTATACATCGGGAAATTAGAAAGGTGGTTGAGAAAATTGGCCCTGAATTGGTAGTTCAAATTGTCACAGACAATGGGTCAAATTACAAGAAAGCATGTGAGAAGCTAATTGAGGAATACAAGCATATTTTCTGGCAGCCATGTGCTGCTCACACTATCAACCTCATGTTGAAGGACATTGGCAAGTTCCGAAAGGTTGCTAATGTTGTTGCAAGTGCCAAGCTTATCTGTAGGTTCCTGTACAACCATAACAGGCTACATGatgagatgaagaagaagattggTGGGGAATTGATAAGACCCAATGCTACTCGCTTTGGAACTGTATTTATGTTCCTCCAAAGTTTCCTTGACAAGAAAGAATATCTCCGAGCTTGGATGGTTTCACAAGATTGGAAGGACAGTGACTGGAAGGATGATGAGTACTATGAGTACACTGAAGCGTGCCTGACAAGTTCTACATGGTGGTCTGCACTGAAGTGGGTAGTAGATGCACTGAAACCACTCTATTTGGTGCTGCGATATGCAGATACACAGAAGTCATGCACACTTTCTGGGTTCAAACCGAGGATGATGGCAGCCATACAAGCAATGGAAGTTCAGCTTGGCATAGGAACAAGACAGTTTGATCGATTTCTGAGTAAGGTGACAAGGAGGGTTGACAATATGGAAAGAAACACATTAATGGTTGCAG CTGCTGTTCTTGATCCCGAGACCCATTACAAGCACAACTTTTGCAGCAAACCAGAATATTCTTTAGCACTAACAGATGCAATAGAGAAGATGGCACAAGCTTCTGATGATGCTGTTCAGGCAATCAAGGAAATATCAGTCTTCCGAGAATGCCTTGGGAGGTTCAATCGCCCCATCGCACGTGCTGGAGCATCATCTATGTCCCCAA CTGATTGGTGGTTCCAGTTTGGAGGAGAAGTGCCTACTTTACAGAAGTATGCATTACGTATTGTGGCAAGGCTCAAGAGTAATTGGAGCTCGAGATAG